DNA from Ammospiza caudacuta isolate bAmmCau1 chromosome 6, bAmmCau1.pri, whole genome shotgun sequence:
gtccctgggccgGGATCTGCAGGAGGTTCCCTGGAATGGTCCCTTGGGAAAGGGGAGCGCAGCCCGcgggctgagccccagcagcgTCTGGCGCgggctctgtcccagctcctgccacagcccctgctctccgTGCTGCCTCGTGTTCTCCAGGGCTCTCACACacaggcagctgcctcagagccTGCCACgggctcagggctctgctcctcagctgctcttcacTCTGCCCGGGAAATGAGCAACGGGAGAGAGCCTCAGCAACCACACCTGTGCCCAGAGCACTTGGGCTCCATCTCAGCTGCATCTTTCACTTTTAAGCAAGCACAATTCAAAAATTTTCGTCTTTTGAACTGCCTTAACTTGCCCCGTTTCGTACCTGTGGAGGATCCTTAGGATCCTGCGAATCCTAAATGTCGTTGAATGTCCTGGTAAACTTCCCCTTGTATATCACATTTTCAGTGGTGCTTCACCTTCACCAAACAGTTTTTAACAAGATTAATGCAATAATTAATTTTGTACATGAGCTGGAGCACTGGCACACAGCAGAGGGATGATTTAGGATTTCAGCAATGGCATTTCTTCTGAGAAAGGCAAATCCATGCTGCTCTCTTGACTTTAATCCTAAGAAAGTTACAGGTTTCATCTGAGTCATCTTCTGCACTCCTCTGGCAGTCAGACAGCAGACTACAGTGAATTCCAAGCAATTCCTAGAAAGCTGAGTTGAGATGATTGCTACCCAGGCTGACATGTGCCTCAGGGATCTGGGATGCTCCTCCTGCaaactgctggccctgggacCAGAACTGTCACCTCTCTTCCCTGCTGACACCGTGTTTGTGTCCCCAGCTATGGAATCTCACATCCCCTCACCAGCCCAGTCCTTTCAAGGGCAAACACTTCATGATCCAGGAGCTGAtggggctccaggagagttggagagggactttggacaagggcatggagggacaggacaagggggaatggcttcccactgacagAGGGTGGGGTCAAGTTGGATcttgggaagaaatccttccctgtgagggggctgaggccctggcacaggcagccctgtgaggctgtggctgtccctgggtcCCTGAAAGTcaccaaggccaggctggatggggtttgtaGCAATCTGTTATAGTGGCAGTTGTTTCTGTTTGCATAGGGACAGTCTGGGATCAGGTGTCACAAACGACCCCAAGTGTTCCCAGgactgaggaggagcaggagcagctctggtgaaGGGCTGGCTGGGAGTTCACAGCACCCTGGTCCTGATAGCTTTCATTGCATCATCAAGGGGATTGGCAGTAATTGGGGTGGGCTCCAAGTGCTGATAGCCTGGCTGCAAGCAACTGAGTGCTGTCCTTCCCTTGGGCTCTGTGAGCCTGGGGGAGAatgcaaaaatgggaattcttgCCTCAGTTTCACTTCTTTGGGCACAGGGGAGGCTTTTGCAATGgtcccagagctcttcccagaaTGGGAGCAGTTTCTGACAAGCAGCCAGACTCTTCACCAGTACtgtcagcactgccagcagcattccagtgccaccagcaccaccagcatcCCTCGGCTGCTGGAGGGAAAATGAGCCCTCAGGGAAGAGAAATGAGGAATGGTAGAGAGAAGGCAGTTGGAGAATGGGACATTCTGCAGGGAAGGAATGTTTCTCATCAGAAGAAAATGACAAGCCATTTGCAAAGTTCTACATGTGGACATTTGACCAAATCCAATTCCTTtttggacaagaaaaaaaaaaaatcaagatataTAACTCTGAGGGAGTGGAGCTCTGAGGCAGCTGAAGTTGTAAAACCACTTCCGACTGCCCTATGGCCCCACCGAGCCTTGGGGAGCAACACCCGGACAGGGAACACAGAGGAGCCAGCAGGATGGGAGTGGGGAGCTCCTGGTGAGCTGGGCACTTTCTCCTTCATGTCCCTGACCTGGCAGGAGCCGCTTTAGGACAAGGATTCCAAAAGAGCAAAAGGGACCAGGAAGCGCCGCTGATCTGCACAGAGCcctttgcctgctgctgccccacagggaACAGGTCAGTGGAATGTTTGCCTTCCTCCCTACCCCaccttcctctcctgcagcagctgctctgttcctgccACCCCCTCCGGGTGACTGCAGTGCCCTCCCCAGGTCCCCCATCTTCTGCCCTGTGCCTTACTTTCACATTCTCTGCAGAACAGCCCAACCCTCCCACCTCACTCCTCCCCACTGAAtccttcccactgcagggagctgctgaggagccacATGATCCATCCCTGGATTCTCCAAGCACTGACTGCCCATCCACTCTGACCACAGCCAGGGGCcacatcccactgcctgcccagcatCCATCCATGGAGGTGACCACCGTGTCCCCATCTCCTGCCTCACCCACTGAAGGAGATGatctgtgtgagacagatgtCACCAGCGTGGCCACCCacagtgtgacactgctcaTCTGCCTctgtgggctggctgggaacggggctgtgctctggctcCTTGGCTCCCACTGTTTGTCCAGGAACAGCACCATCCTTTACATCCTCATGCTGACTCTTCTGgacttcctcttcctcctcattcTGTTGCCCTCCCCTCTTCTCTTCCTGCTGGGCAATGTGTCCTGCTCTGTCACCATGCCCTTGCAGTATGTGTGGTTTCTTTTCAGGGTGCCACTGGTGTCACACACCTTTTGTCTGTACACACTGACATCCATCAGCATCCTGAGGTGCCGCTCCATCCACTGCCcgctctggctctgctgccagcgTCCCCAACAGCTGTCATGGGTGATGCTTGCCCTGCTCATCACTTTCATCACTGTCTTTGCCACCAtgatttctctgtgttttgtcCAGCTATCTGAGCACTGCTGGGTGTCTCTCATCTCTGTGCACGCCTTCAACCTTCTCCTCTGTGCTCCCGTTGTGCTCATTTCCAGCACAATCTTCTTCATTAAGGTCAGGCCTGGCTCCCATCAGCAGCAACCCAAGAGACTCAACATTGTTATCTGCCTCATTGTGCTCTTCACTCTGCCCCTCAGCCTCTGGAATTTACTGCAGTACCTCGGCTACACCATTGTGCCCTCCCAGGTTGTTTTCCTGCTCGCCTGCATCCACAGCACCATCAAACCCTTCATCTACTTCCTggtggggaggtgctggaggccctgctctgtggggacTCTCCGGCTCTCCCTCCAGAGCGTCTTTGAGGAGACAGACACTGCCCACAGCCATGATCCTGCCATGGACACAGTGCTCTGAGCCTGTTGAATCTTCCCGCTGCACTGCTGAGGGACTCTGGGACTGTGGCTGAGGGACTGCTTAATTCACCTGATGAATAAATATCTAAAGTGTCACCGTCCCTCTGCTGGTGCATCACCCAACCCCTTTCCAATGAGAGCAATGGcggatttgtctttacaaacaagctgtgggtctgctggtagatacAACTAGCactgggaaataaaagaaacaatgggaaggattccactgattgatgaatggaagaAGATATTTTCATCGACTAATAAACTTTAgatttgctgataaatgaaattagacatcaaaatgtgaaagaaagaatggggaagaaaaacccctaaattgtataataattaaaaattaaaaggacgggttatacattagagggaaatctttagTATCAGGTGTATTAGGGagtctgtacctctcaagtacctgAGCTAgtggggaaagggagaagggaaatgcgGCAAGGAAATTAGAATAAAAAGGGAGGCTATGTCCTCCATATTTTGAGacatcccaggggaatgccTCATAGCCTCTACCTTTACTCAAATAAAGTCAAAGGATGCCTCAGTCTCCtgtttggacataaacctctgatGTTTGTGGATCAATTTTCCTAAAATCAGCTTGCACTGGGATCTCAGAAAGGCTCCTTAGGCCTCAGCcttgaggagcagcccctgggctcagctcctgtgGCGCTGATCAGAAAcaccccctgctcccagcaacTGCTGCTGTCCAACCACCTCCTGGGCTTTCATCAACAGCCTTGGAAATTCTTGTACTGCCCTGGATgccacagcatccctgctctgccactgtCCCAGGAAGCTGCCGGCCCCAAGTGTGGCCAGGCTGAGCCATTGCTGTGAGTGCCGCCCATGCCTTGGGGCCCTGTGAGCAGCGGCCCCAAAGGAGAGCCTtggagctctgctgggcccAGCAGCGCTGAGCAGAagctccctggcactggggcctctcccagctgggatctctcccggctgctgccctgggctgatcCCCGAACGCCGACGGCTCCTGGGCCCATCCCCGCAGGGCTCCAGGCCCAGCCcttggcccagggaggagatgcAAAGGGATCCGCAGGGAGCATTTCACTGCCTGCCAGGGCAATTGCTCACAGGCACCTTGCACTcactctgcctgcctggctggctGTGTGCACACACGTCTGCATCTGCTGGGGCAAATggggcagaaatgctgctcacTCTCTCAGCTGTGTTAGTACCTGACACATCTCACTGGGCCAGGCCTGTAAAGAACTGTAAGATGTCGGTTAAATGCTGTTAAGGGATATTCCTCTGTTGAATGGCTAACTTTAAGCTATAAGTGAAGTACTGTTAAGTTAGAGTCCTGTAAATCTTTTAGGCCTTTTTATACTTACCCTCCTTTTTATCCTTATCTTGCATCCTTTTGTCACACACCCTTGCACTCACacaccaacacacacacagggacagcattTTGGTATGCTGTTGCTTATTATTAAACTTTCTTAGTGATTTTAATGGTTTTTATTGCTTTCCTTGCTAGTGGTTTTGTGCCTTCAGAAATTCTTCCTCTGCCCTGGCTTTGGCCTCTCCCTCAGCAGGCTCAGATGGTGCAGTTCCAAGGGGAGGAGCAGTCCGTGCTCCTCAACACAGCCACCCCCTTCCAGGAGCAGGGTGACATCTGTGTTTGTCACCGTTGTCTCCACGGGGCATCAACCACCTCCCTGTGGCTCCTCTGAGGtctctgagctggggctgttcagcctgcagaaggGAAGGCTTCAGGGAGACCTTAGAACCACTTCCAGGGCCTAAAGAGGCTCCAAGAACTGGAGAGGCGAGTTGGACAAAAGCCTGAAGTGACAGGACAATGGGgtattgtcacagacatcttttcataaaattcctttctttaggatttttccttctgggaagctgaggccccagagaaagaatgtaaacaGTGGTTATCTggtgctgtggaatgcaacaggtgcacctgtgattggcccatgttgctTGTGTACAATTAAGGGTCAATCAAGAATCAGATCTCTCTGAGACAGAATtagagagagctcctttgttgattcattctttttctattcttagcttacCAAGCTTCtgaactttccttctattctttttagtatagtctgAATGTAATATAtgtcataaattaataaatccagccttctgatcacgaagtcaagattctcgtctgTCTCTTCACTCCtgcaacccttgcaagcccGGCAACAgagaatggcttcccactgtcAGAGAACAGGGTTAGGGggaatattgggaagaaattcttccctgtgagggtggagaagccctggcacaggttcccAGAGATGCTCTGGCCTCCCCATCTCTGAaggtgttccaggccaggctgggtgggttTTGAAGCAGCccggtctagtggaaggtgtccctgcttgaAAAGGgtgagagcaggaaaaaacaaacacaagtaTTCCcaaggctgaggaggaggaggatgagctCTGGTGAAGGGCTGCAAGGGGCACCCCAGCACCCCAACATCTGGTATCCAATAGCTGTTATTGCATCATCAGGGGTACTGTCAGTAAGAAATGTGGGCTCTGATGCTGATAACCTGCTGCAAGCCTGTCATGTTTTGGCACTGGCCAAACGCCAGGCACCTGTGAAAGCCGTTCACTCACCTTCTCTTGctctcagctgggcagaggagagggaaacaaaaattaaaaaagggcTCATGAGTTGAGATGAGGACAGGGAGGAAAAACACTCCAAGAATAGAAAAAGTGATTCAAATTTAATGGTATTGAGTAAATTTATAATTAACAGATTCAAAGGACGATAATGACAAGCAAAATAAACCTTTGAAACACCTTTCTTTCCCCTAGACCCCTCCCTCGTTCccaccagcagtgcagggaaacAGGGTGAGGGGGTTCTTCACCAGCATTGAAGCACTGCCAATAAAACACTGTTTACCTGGAAACGACCCGTGTTTTACACTAAACAATAAGGGACTGCATATTCTGGTAggaattaaaacaaacaaaacaccgatatcaaaatataataaattgGGAATACTTTGGAGAGTATCTATAAAATGTCTGGGATATTATAGTGCATAAAAATGCCTGGAAATTGTTGTTTCTTTGTACATACCTATTGCAAATAAATTTCTAATATGTTGACAATTTTGACTCAAAATACTTATTAGTCTAACATGCTTTTGCTGTTAGACTTAAAATGTCTTGATttcagaggggacacagccatggcttgtgctccctgcagcaacCATGATccccagtgccagagctgggctggcacagacagGATGGCCCAGGGGCTCAGCATTCCCCAACCCGAGGGCTCTGTCAGTGTCAGAGGAGAGACCTCCTCAAagatctttaatttttaattttgtgagcCACGTGCAAAGGTCTCTCTGCCTTCAGAAATTCTTCCTCTCCAATGccttcagctgctccctcagcaggCTCAGGTGgtgcagcagcaaggagaggaggaggccgtgatcctcagcacagccaccccTTCCAGGAGCAGGGTGACACCTGTGTTTGTCACCATGGGATCCACGGGGCATCACCCCCCTCCTGGAGCTTCCCTGAGGCCACCAACCACACCACACCCCACACCTTCTCTCCAGGCCCACCACACCCCACACCTTCTCTCCAACCCCACCACACCCCACACCTTCCCACCAcatcttcccagcagctccatcatGTCCCACCCCTCCCACACCACCCTCCCATCCCACTCCCCATGCAGCCCACCCACCTCCCgtccttcccatccctcccagccccgggCCTCAGGCTCCACTCCCTCCCCATGGGCTGCTCACCCCAGCCTGCCCCTAAGGCTTTGGGGCCGTCTTTCTCTTGGAGAtgcccctccccagctccatccctgctctccagccccccAACCTCCTTTGGACACAAACAAGAGGCACTACAGGAATGGCTGCACTGCTGTTCATTGCGCTGCAGAAGCGTGGAAttgccaggaggagcagaaacACTGCTGCGGCTCCTGAgtggggcaggagaggagcgGGGCTGTCTGGAGGGGAAGGCAGCCTGGGGGGAATTTCTAGAGGATGTCAGAGGGGGCATGATGCCTTAGGAGTTTAGCCTTTCTATTTTTCATATCCTGTACTGCATTAGTGCATAACTCTAAACTCCATGGAAAGTGTTAGTTAACTGTCTGCACATTttggtcagacaaaacaatccctTTAGGCCTGCATTTCTCTACTGCCTGAGGCACAGAAAAGTATAGACAAAAGTGAATTGGGGGAGGCAAAACTGGGGCTAAGTGACTTCATTACCAgaagctgtaattggaggaTTAACCCCTGATTTGGAAATGGACCAAACTGATATCTGTCTGAAAAACTCATGACCACTATCCATTTTGGGTGCAGCCCATCTCAGAGGCTTTGAGAGCCCAAGGTGAACCTTCTGAAGGCCTTTCATCAATGCCTCCTTTTATTCTCTTCACCTGCTCTGGCCTCTGTTCCAGGGAGCCAGCCCAAGGCATCAGGCAgacaggggctggagggggcaggagggctctgggtgccaccAATGCCAAATCTCCCACtggacaggagcagagcccaacaggccacacctgcagccagggagaggccagggaaTGGGAACCCATcgggatgggacgggatgggatgggatgggatgggatgggatgcgaTGCAATCGAGAGTGGGTGGAGATAGGGATGAGGTGTGATACAAAAGTCAGACAGAATAAAGTTTCTAACACCAACTAATGGTGCTACCAAGGGAAGCATTAGGCAGCAGGACACGCAGAAGGATCTCTCcttatttctgtgtgtgtgttgtgaGACTTTACAACACTGTTTTTCTCCATTATAACTATACCTACATAGTAAAATTTTTTCTTGTCTATTACATAAACACCAATTTCCAAGAACATATTTCCAGGGATCCATTTCCTACTGAAGAATCTTTCATGTCCTGTGGTTCATTCAGAGGGGACTCTGGTGGTCATATTCACTGAGTGCTGTGATATTAAAGGTGACCTTGCCTTCAACTTTTCCTTTGGCCATGTGCTCTTGCTTCTTTTTACAGAACTTGCCCCAAAACCACTGCAGGCCTCCTTATCTGTGTCTGCACTGGCTCCAGCCACATTTATCACCATAGGTCCACATCTTTATATTAATTTATCTCTCTGACCAGTTAGTCTTGGAGCAACTTCAGGGGAGTTGAAAATGTTTATTCACTCTAATTTATCAATCCCCTGCAAAGTAGCCCAACCCTCCCACCTCCCTCTCTCACCCACCATTTCCACCACCCTCCTCCCCTGCACATCTCACTCCTCCCCACCGAAtccttccctctgcagggagctgctgaggagccgCATGGTCCTTCCCTGGATTCTCCAAGCACTCACTGCCCATCCACTCTGACCACAGCAAGGGGCCACATCCCACTGCCTGTCCcgcatccatccatccatggaggTGAGCACCATGTCCCCTATTTTAACCTCACCAACTGATGTACCTGGTCAGTGTGAGATCAATGTCTCCAGCGTGGCCATGGACTTTGTGACGCTGGCCATTGGCCTCTGTGGGCTGGCTGCGAACGGGACTTTCCTCTGGCTAGTCCACATTAATGCCATCACCGAATTCATCTTCTACCAAGCCATCGCTGATGtcctcttcctcatcttcaTGGTCCCCTCTACCCTGCTCTTCCTTGTGGAGGAAGTATCCTGCTCTGCTATAATGCCACCAATGTATCTGAGCTTGCTTTTCCAGCTGTCACTGTTCACCTACACCATGGGGCTGTACCGGCTGACATTCATCAGCATCGAGAGGTGCAGGTCTGTCCTCTGCCTAGTATTCTGTGGCTGCCAATTTCCTGAGCGCTTGCTGTTGGTGGTGATGAATGTCCTCTTCTGGGCCCTCCTCTTCGTTGTCATCGCTGTCAATCCCATGGTGACTTCCCAGTGCCAGTCACACGAGCAGGAGCAATGCTGGGTGGTTCTCACCTCCATGTACTCCCTCAATGTCTTCCTATTTGCTGCACCCATGCTCATTTCCAGCACAATCCTCTTCATTCATCTCAagcctggctcccagcagcagccacacaagAGGCTTGACATTGTTGTCTTCCTCGTTGCACTCTTCAGTCTGCCCCTCAGTCTCTGgtttctcctgcagcagctcggGTACATCGCTGTGTCCGTTCAGGTGGTTTTCCTGCTCACCTGCATCACCGGCAGCATCAAACCCTTTCTCTACTTCTTGGTGGGGAGTTGGAAGAGAGACTACtccatggggagctgctggagacacTGTTCCATGAAGAGCTGCAAGATGCACTCCTCCATCCAGTCCCTAAGGGAGGCAATCCACAGGGTGTTTGAGGAGCCAGAAGAAAACACTGCCTGTGGAGATGATCCCTCTGTGGACACGGGGGTCTGAGCCTGTTGATTCCTCCTACTGCAC
Protein-coding regions in this window:
- the LOC131559083 gene encoding mas-related G-protein coupled receptor member D-like; this encodes MEVSTMSPILTSPTDVPGQCEINVSSVAMDFVTLAIGLCGLAANGTFLWLVHINAITEFIFYQAIADVLFLIFMVPSTLLFLVEEVSCSAIMPPMYLSLLFQLSLFTYTMGLYRLTFISIERCRSVLCLVFCGCQFPERLLLVVMNVLFWALLFVVIAVNPMVTSQCQSHEQEQCWVVLTSMYSLNVFLFAAPMLISSTILFIHLKPGSQQQPHKRLDIVVFLVALFSLPLSLWFLLQQLGYIAVSVQVVFLLTCITGSIKPFLYFLVGSWKRDYSMGSCWRHCSMKSCKMHSSIQSLREAIHRVFEEPEENTACGDDPSVDTGV
- the LOC131559344 gene encoding mas-related G-protein coupled receptor member A7-like encodes the protein MEVTTVSPSPASPTEGDDLCETDVTSVATHSVTLLICLCGLAGNGAVLWLLGSHCLSRNSTILYILMLTLLDFLFLLILLPSPLLFLLGNVSCSVTMPLQYVWFLFRVPLVSHTFCLYTLTSISILRCRSIHCPLWLCCQRPQQLSWVMLALLITFITVFATMISLCFVQLSEHCWVSLISVHAFNLLLCAPVVLISSTIFFIKVRPGSHQQQPKRLNIVICLIVLFTLPLSLWNLLQYLGYTIVPSQVVFLLACIHSTIKPFIYFLVGRCWRPCSVGTLRLSLQSVFEETDTAHSHDPAMDTVL